In Streptococcus parauberis NCFD 2020, the sequence ATGCAAATAAGACAGTGACTAAACTAAAAATTGCAATCGCAGCAAAAAAGAATAATTCTTCTAATTTAGCACTAGGTGCATTAAGTTCTTGAAATTCTTGAAATTTCGGAGTTTCATTCTGATAATCCTGTAATTGTTCAAAATGCTCTTCTTTTCTTAATGGTGATGGCATAGTCCTCTCCTTTCCTTCGAGATACTAAGTCATTTTATCACAAATTCTCCAATTTGTCATCTCTTTTTTGAAAATTAAAAAATGAAAGCACAGTTTTCAAGAATTGACAAGAAATATGCTTCCAAGGCCTCCAAAATTTGATATAATAATCTTTATATGAAAAAAATAATTATTACAGCAACAGCTGAAAGTATTGAACACGTTAAAGCATTGTTATCACTTGGGGTAGACCGTATTTATGTTGGAGAAAAAGATTACGGATTAAGACTTCCTCATAACTTCACTTATGATGAATTACGAGAAATTGCAACAATCGTGCATGCGGCAGGAAAAGAATTGACTGTGGCCTGTAACGCACTGATACACCAAGGAATGATGGATGCCATTAAACCTTTCCTAGATTTAATGAAAGAAATTCAAGTTGATTACTTGGTGGTTGGTGATGCTGGACTCATTTATGTTAATAAGCGTGATGGCTATAACTTTAAGTTAATTTATGACACGTCTGTCTTCGTGACATCAAGTCGTCAGGTCAATTTTTGGGGGCAACATGGAGCAGTAGAAACTGTATTAGCTCGTGAAATCCCTTCAGCAGAATTATTTACCTTAGCTGAAAATGTTGAATTTCCAGCTGAAGTATTAGTTTATGGAGCCTCGGTTATACACCATTCAAAACGTCCACTGATCGAAAATTACTATAATTTCACTCATATTGATGATGAAACAACCAGAGAACGCGGATTATTCCTTGCTGAACCCGGTGATCCCGAGAGCCATTATTCCATTTATCAGGACAACCATGGGACGCACATCTTTATCAACAATGACATTGATATGATGACCAAATTGGAAGAACTGCACAGCCATAACTTAAATAATTGGAAATTGGATGGGATATACTGTCCGGGTGATAACTTCTTAGCTATTACTAAACTCTTTATTGAGGCGCGCGAGCTAATTTTGGCTGGAGGATTTAGCCAAGAAAAAGCAGAAGAACTTGATCAAGAACTTAAAAGACTTCATCCAAAAGGTCGTGACTTAGATACCGGATTTTATGAGTTTGATCCGAAAACGGTTAAGTAATTTTTGAAGAATTGCTGATGCTCAACAGTCGAGAGAAAAAAGGATAAAAAATGTCAAATACAGAAAAAAAACGTCCAGAGGTCCTTTCACCAGCTGGAACTTTAGAAAAATTAAAAGTTGCTATTGATTATGGTGCAGATGCAGTTTTTGTCGGTGGACAAGCTTACGGTTTACGTAGTCGTGCCGGTAATTTTTCTATGGAAGAATTGCAAGAAGGAATTGATTATGCTCACGCTCATGATGCTAAAGTCTATGTTGCAGCCAATATGGTTACACATGAAGGTAATGAAGCAGGAGCAGGTGAATGGTTCCGTCAATTAAGAGATATGGGCTTAGATGCCGTTATTGTATCAGACCCTGCTTTAATAGTTATCTGTTCAACGGAAGCACCAGGTTTAGAAATTCATTTGTCAACTCAAGCTTCATCAACAAACTATGAAACATTTGAGTTTTGGAAAGAAATGGGCTTAACACGTGTTGTTTTAGCTCGTGAAGTAAATATGGCTGAGTTAGCTGAGATTAGAAAACGTACAGAGGTAGAGATTGAAGCCTTTGTTCACGGAGCAATGTGTATTTCTTATTCAGGACGTTGTGTCCTTTCTAACCACATGAGTCACCGCGATGCGAACCGTGGTGGTTGCTCACAATCTTGCCGTTGGAAATATGATCTTTATGAATTGCCTTTTGGTTCTGAAAGACGTTCTTTAAAAGGTGAAATTCCTGAAGATTATTCAATGTCATCAGTTGATATGTGTATGATTGACCATATTCCTGATTTAATTGAGAATGGGGTTGATAGCCTTAAAATTGAAGGTCGCATGAAATCAATTCACTATGTATCAACTGTTACCAATTGTTATAAGGCAGCAGTCGATGCTTATATGGAAAGTCCAGAAAAATTCTTTGCCATTAAAGATGAATTGATTGATGAACTATGGAAAGTAGCTCAGCGCGAATTGGCAACAGGTTTTTATTATGGAACGCCAACTGAGAATGAACAGTTATTTGGAGCTCGCCGTAAAATTCCACAATATAAATTTGTTGGAGAAGTAGTCTCATTTGATTCATCAACCATGCTAGCAACAATCCGTCAACGTAATGTTATTCATGAAGGGGACAAAATTGAGTTTTATGGTCCAGGATTCAGACATTTTGAAACAGAAGTAGTTGATTTACATGATGATCAAG encodes:
- a CDS encoding DUF3270 domain-containing protein, which produces MPSPLRKEEHFEQLQDYQNETPKFQEFQELNAPSAKLEELFFFAAIAIFSLVTVLFAFVLLALNFSPIWAFLFSGLISFSITNVLKKSVKNLIK
- a CDS encoding peptidase U32 family protein, which encodes MKKIIITATAESIEHVKALLSLGVDRIYVGEKDYGLRLPHNFTYDELREIATIVHAAGKELTVACNALIHQGMMDAIKPFLDLMKEIQVDYLVVGDAGLIYVNKRDGYNFKLIYDTSVFVTSSRQVNFWGQHGAVETVLAREIPSAELFTLAENVEFPAEVLVYGASVIHHSKRPLIENYYNFTHIDDETTRERGLFLAEPGDPESHYSIYQDNHGTHIFINNDIDMMTKLEELHSHNLNNWKLDGIYCPGDNFLAITKLFIEARELILAGGFSQEKAEELDQELKRLHPKGRDLDTGFYEFDPKTVK
- a CDS encoding peptidase U32 family protein — translated: MSNTEKKRPEVLSPAGTLEKLKVAIDYGADAVFVGGQAYGLRSRAGNFSMEELQEGIDYAHAHDAKVYVAANMVTHEGNEAGAGEWFRQLRDMGLDAVIVSDPALIVICSTEAPGLEIHLSTQASSTNYETFEFWKEMGLTRVVLAREVNMAELAEIRKRTEVEIEAFVHGAMCISYSGRCVLSNHMSHRDANRGGCSQSCRWKYDLYELPFGSERRSLKGEIPEDYSMSSVDMCMIDHIPDLIENGVDSLKIEGRMKSIHYVSTVTNCYKAAVDAYMESPEKFFAIKDELIDELWKVAQRELATGFYYGTPTENEQLFGARRKIPQYKFVGEVVSFDSSTMLATIRQRNVIHEGDKIEFYGPGFRHFETEVVDLHDDQGNKINRAPNPMALLTIKLPQAVQAGDMIRACKEGLVNLYKKDGTSQTVRA